A stretch of the Paenibacillus dendritiformis genome encodes the following:
- a CDS encoding FAD-dependent oxidoreductase — protein MKPSQNRSIIIRCMALLFAAVLAAASVLPAGVAAARAKSSCGPGCDRYDVVVIGSEIQGVLLAKAARDLGLKVIILDPRSKPGGELIQGQMLVLDQPNDNQKRSLVQGEIRRLFNGYNAGTIRKEEEFNRYFQSVIKNIPVKSSIRIEKAEVVPRGKEKAIQSLTYRTKDGKQHKAEAEYFVENTDFNALTSKLDVKRIPGMESIYNGKKPDHMAATLMLRFKNVDWNELHEQVLLDYPLTNVQKKYGPNTYVDWNTATGFSNLTFQYKPKDDQLVFRGINSTYQRNGQVIMNALLIFNVDPANPESVRSAVEKGKAEAPHILKFLQKHIPGYKNAELDGFPDYLYIRDYNRFETDYILDYPDVMSGKMFWDNVSIGGYSVDLQAVRAIPKGIGFGKPNRYGMPLRSFQLKNYENVLVAGKNVGATIKAYGTARIMPNTALAAETIGIILGKELKHKRLKQLTQADFQRIHKYLERNYGIVLNR, from the coding sequence ATGAAACCATCACAGAACCGTTCCATCATCATCCGGTGCATGGCGTTGTTGTTCGCTGCCGTTCTCGCCGCCGCATCCGTCCTTCCTGCGGGAGTCGCGGCCGCCCGGGCGAAGTCTTCCTGCGGACCCGGCTGCGACCGTTACGACGTGGTCGTCATCGGCAGCGAGATCCAGGGGGTCCTCCTGGCCAAGGCCGCCCGCGATCTTGGACTCAAGGTCATCATCCTCGATCCGCGAAGCAAGCCGGGAGGCGAGCTGATTCAAGGTCAGATGCTCGTGCTCGACCAGCCGAATGACAATCAGAAGCGGAGCCTCGTGCAGGGCGAGATTCGGAGGTTATTCAATGGCTATAACGCAGGCACCATTCGCAAGGAAGAAGAATTCAACCGCTATTTCCAGTCGGTCATCAAAAATATTCCGGTGAAATCCAGTATACGCATCGAAAAGGCAGAGGTCGTTCCCCGGGGGAAAGAGAAGGCGATCCAGTCGCTGACGTACCGGACGAAAGACGGCAAGCAGCATAAGGCGGAAGCGGAATACTTTGTGGAAAATACCGATTTTAACGCCCTGACGAGCAAGCTGGACGTCAAGCGGATTCCCGGCATGGAGAGCATCTATAACGGCAAGAAGCCGGATCATATGGCCGCGACCCTCATGCTGAGGTTCAAAAATGTGGATTGGAATGAACTGCACGAGCAGGTGCTGCTCGACTATCCGCTCACCAATGTGCAGAAGAAGTATGGCCCGAATACATATGTCGATTGGAACACGGCGACGGGCTTCAGCAACTTGACCTTCCAATACAAGCCGAAGGATGATCAGCTCGTGTTTCGCGGCATCAATTCCACCTACCAGCGAAATGGCCAAGTGATAATGAATGCGCTGCTTATCTTCAACGTCGATCCGGCGAACCCGGAATCGGTCCGATCCGCCGTCGAGAAGGGGAAGGCCGAGGCGCCGCATATTCTGAAATTTTTGCAAAAGCATATTCCCGGCTATAAGAACGCCGAATTGGACGGGTTTCCCGATTATTTATACATTCGGGATTACAACCGTTTCGAGACCGACTATATTTTGGACTATCCGGATGTGATGTCAGGCAAAATGTTCTGGGATAATGTCAGCATCGGCGGTTACTCGGTCGATCTGCAGGCGGTGCGGGCCATTCCAAAAGGAATCGGCTTCGGCAAGCCGAACCGGTACGGAATGCCGCTGCGTTCCTTCCAATTGAAGAACTATGAGAATGTGCTTGTCGCCGGCAAAAATGTCGGGGCGACGATCAAAGCGTACGGTACGGCCCGGATCATGCCGAACACCGCGCTGGCCGCCGAGACGATCGGAATTATTCTGGGGAAAGAGCTGAAGCATAAGCGCCTGAAGCAATTGACGCAGGCCGATTTTCAACGGATACATAAGTACCTGGAACGCAATTACGGCATTGTGCTGAACCGTTAA
- a CDS encoding Crp/Fnr family transcriptional regulator, whose product MRPELALRFIEIISARLKVVEELLERMAYGSVRQRLLYLLCKLSEKFKRDIPVQEEDADSSWVQLEVDLTHQELARMAGSLRETVTVMMNELAAEGIVRKEGPRKRLWIHADRLQAALPSLDRDYSLIPSAESGRKRPRSDHLHAGLRGSRTWSSILGSFSRRGHLQNKMKIPFI is encoded by the coding sequence TTGCGGCCGGAGCTGGCTCTCCGGTTCATCGAGATCATTTCCGCCCGCCTGAAGGTAGTGGAAGAGCTGCTGGAACGGATGGCCTATGGAAGCGTTCGGCAGCGGCTGCTGTATCTGCTCTGCAAGCTGTCCGAGAAGTTCAAGCGGGATATCCCGGTTCAGGAGGAAGATGCCGATTCGTCCTGGGTGCAATTGGAGGTCGATCTGACGCATCAGGAACTGGCCCGTATGGCGGGATCCCTACGCGAGACGGTCACGGTCATGATGAATGAACTAGCAGCCGAGGGGATTGTGCGCAAGGAAGGCCCCCGCAAGCGGCTGTGGATTCATGCGGACCGGCTGCAGGCAGCGCTTCCGTCGCTTGATCGGGATTATTCCCTTATCCCTTCCGCAGAATCAGGGCGCAAGCGGCCTCGATCTGATCATCTCCATGCTGGCCTTCGGGGAAGCCGAACATGGAGCTCAATTCTCGGAAGCTTCTCCCGCCGGGGACATCTCCAGAACAAAATGAAAATACCGTTCATATGA
- a CDS encoding DoxX family protein, whose product MTIVVIIIRCILIAMFTVSILLKFGRASSMVRHWQEYRYPIWFVDVTAALEAAGIAGLIAAFWLPAALKYAASLFIILMMGAIHAHLFRAKHPPKMAINGIAMLLLSLILLAI is encoded by the coding sequence GTGACGATTGTCGTTATCATCATCCGATGCATTCTCATCGCCATGTTCACGGTATCGATCCTGCTCAAGTTCGGGCGTGCGTCCTCGATGGTCCGGCATTGGCAGGAATACCGGTATCCGATCTGGTTCGTGGATGTGACCGCCGCGCTTGAGGCGGCGGGCATCGCCGGCCTGATTGCCGCATTCTGGCTGCCCGCGGCGTTGAAGTACGCCGCCTCCCTGTTCATCATCCTGATGATGGGCGCCATCCATGCGCATCTGTTCCGGGCCAAGCATCCGCCGAAGATGGCCATCAACGGGATCGCAATGCTCCTGCTCTCGCTTATCCTGTTAGCGATCTAG
- the yedE gene encoding selenium metabolism membrane protein YedE/FdhT has translation MKSMLDKVFNQYWSPYAAMGIAGVLSAAYFGITGTVWAVTGEFTRLGGHILQLLGVDISDWAYFNLIHMDGTTWSRTDGWIVWGMFIGALMMILFSNNFKIRAPRQKRRFVQGLIGGIIAGAGARLALGCNLAAFFTGVPQFSLHSWIFIVATAAGTYVGTKVVNTAWWKGKPALQRGGTAARPAKARKIQPYVGGLIALLYTGLIVYFFLSGRTMLGVAALFGAAFGILIERGQICFTSAFRDLWISGRATMTKAITAGMAVSSAATLIIILVYGMEPITKIAAPSTFAGGILFGLGIVMAGGCETGMMYRLMEGQVVFLPVFIGNIVGATGLAYAWDHLGVYNLLVKSGSPINLIDVMGPAGALIATLLLLGIGFIIAVYWQKNYRFGVGFNYKKGA, from the coding sequence ATGAAATCCATGCTAGACAAAGTATTCAACCAGTATTGGAGCCCTTATGCCGCCATGGGCATCGCCGGCGTCCTCAGCGCCGCGTACTTCGGGATTACTGGAACGGTGTGGGCGGTCACCGGCGAATTCACCCGGCTGGGCGGACATATCCTGCAGCTGCTCGGCGTCGATATTTCCGATTGGGCTTACTTTAATCTGATTCATATGGACGGTACGACATGGAGCCGGACGGACGGCTGGATTGTATGGGGCATGTTCATCGGCGCGCTGATGATGATTCTGTTCAGCAACAATTTCAAAATCCGCGCTCCGCGGCAGAAGCGCCGTTTCGTTCAAGGGCTGATCGGCGGCATTATCGCAGGGGCGGGCGCGCGCTTGGCGCTCGGCTGCAACCTGGCGGCCTTCTTCACCGGCGTTCCCCAGTTCTCGCTCCATTCCTGGATCTTCATCGTGGCGACGGCGGCGGGAACGTATGTTGGGACGAAGGTCGTCAACACCGCCTGGTGGAAGGGCAAGCCCGCGCTGCAGCGCGGCGGCACGGCGGCGCGTCCTGCGAAGGCCCGCAAGATTCAGCCGTATGTTGGCGGCCTGATTGCGCTGCTGTATACGGGACTGATCGTCTACTTCTTCCTCTCCGGCCGCACGATGCTGGGCGTGGCCGCCCTATTCGGCGCTGCCTTCGGCATTCTGATCGAGAGAGGACAGATCTGCTTCACCTCGGCCTTCCGCGACCTGTGGATTAGCGGCCGCGCGACGATGACGAAGGCGATCACGGCCGGGATGGCCGTCAGCTCCGCGGCGACGCTCATCATCATTCTCGTGTACGGCATGGAGCCGATCACGAAGATTGCCGCGCCGAGCACCTTCGCCGGCGGCATCCTGTTCGGCCTCGGCATCGTCATGGCCGGGGGCTGCGAGACCGGCATGATGTACCGTCTCATGGAAGGACAGGTCGTCTTCCTGCCGGTATTCATCGGCAACATTGTCGGGGCGACCGGACTGGCGTATGCTTGGGATCATCTCGGCGTCTACAACCTGCTCGTGAAGAGCGGTTCGCCAATCAATCTAATTGACGTCATGGGACCTGCCGGCGCGCTCATCGCGACGCTGCTTCTGCTGGGGATCGGCTTCATCATCGCCGTGTACTGGCAGAAAAACTACCGCTTCGGCGTCGGATTCAATTACAAGAAAGGAGCTTGA
- the yedF gene encoding sulfurtransferase-like selenium metabolism protein YedF, which produces MTVDFTLDLRGEPCPYPVIYTLETLQGMKKGQLLQVIADCPAAFRNVPEEVVKHGYTMAQEPVRNGQEFTFYITA; this is translated from the coding sequence ATGACTGTCGATTTCACGTTAGATCTGCGAGGAGAACCATGCCCGTATCCGGTGATTTACACGCTGGAGACGCTGCAAGGGATGAAGAAAGGCCAACTGCTGCAAGTGATCGCCGACTGTCCGGCCGCCTTCCGCAACGTGCCGGAGGAAGTCGTCAAGCACGGCTACACGATGGCGCAGGAGCCTGTGCGGAACGGTCAAGAGTTCACGTTTTATATTACCGCTTGA
- a CDS encoding MFS transporter, translated as MVSSGTQYEELQKRAGTFSQPLSVWVVAFACVISFMGIGLVDPILPAIAAKMEATPSQVSLLFTSYNLVTGIAMLITGFVSSRLGTKWTLIAGVFLIIVFSACAGMSHTINAIVWLRGGWGLGNSLFLATALSAIVGLSTSGTARAIIFYEAALGLGIAVGPLLGGELGSISWRGPFFGVSVLMGVAFLFLLFIMPNVARPKVPSKLSAPFKALGYPGLLTLGVVAFLYNFGFFTLMAYSPYVMELNERGLGYVFFGWGLLLAFTSVFVAPRLHGRFGSVASIMTVLTLFAVILFMMGIGVKTPSVVIACVVVSGIFLGINNTLITTAVMESAPVERSVASAAYSFVRFMGGAISPWLAGKLAEWFNPMVPFVFGAYMVLLGVLFLAARRKHLAGIDSAISH; from the coding sequence TTGGTATCTTCGGGGACTCAATATGAGGAGTTGCAGAAGCGAGCCGGTACGTTCAGCCAGCCGCTGTCCGTATGGGTCGTTGCTTTTGCCTGTGTGATTTCATTTATGGGGATCGGGCTCGTCGATCCGATTCTGCCCGCGATTGCGGCCAAGATGGAGGCGACGCCTAGCCAGGTGTCGCTCCTGTTCACCAGCTATAATCTGGTGACCGGGATTGCGATGCTGATTACGGGGTTCGTGTCCAGCCGCTTGGGAACGAAGTGGACCTTGATTGCGGGCGTTTTTCTTATCATTGTTTTCTCCGCGTGCGCGGGCATGTCCCATACGATTAACGCGATCGTGTGGCTGCGCGGAGGGTGGGGTCTGGGGAACTCGCTCTTCCTCGCGACGGCCTTGTCCGCTATCGTCGGCTTATCGACGTCCGGGACGGCCCGAGCGATTATATTTTACGAAGCCGCGCTTGGCCTCGGAATCGCCGTCGGTCCCCTGCTCGGCGGCGAGCTTGGCTCGATATCGTGGCGCGGGCCCTTCTTCGGCGTCAGCGTGCTGATGGGCGTCGCTTTTTTATTCCTGCTCTTTATTATGCCCAATGTGGCCAGACCGAAGGTGCCGAGCAAGCTGTCGGCTCCGTTCAAGGCGTTGGGCTATCCCGGATTGCTGACGCTGGGCGTCGTGGCCTTCCTGTACAATTTCGGATTTTTTACGCTGATGGCCTATTCGCCGTACGTGATGGAGCTGAATGAGCGCGGACTCGGCTACGTCTTCTTCGGATGGGGCTTGCTGCTGGCGTTCACTTCGGTGTTTGTCGCGCCCCGGCTGCATGGGCGGTTCGGTTCGGTCGCCTCGATTATGACCGTGCTGACGTTGTTCGCCGTCATCCTGTTCATGATGGGGATCGGGGTGAAGACGCCGTCCGTCGTCATTGCCTGCGTCGTCGTGTCCGGTATTTTCCTCGGCATTAACAACACGCTCATTACGACGGCCGTGATGGAGTCGGCGCCGGTCGAACGGTCGGTCGCTTCCGCTGCCTACAGCTTCGTCCGCTTTATGGGGGGCGCCATCTCCCCTTGGCTCGCCGGGAAGCTGGCCGAATGGTTCAACCCGATGGTGCCGTTCGTGTTCGGCGCCTACATGGTGCTGCTCGGCGTGCTGTTCCTGGCCGCCAGACGGAAGCATCTGGCCGGCATCGATTCCGCCATCTCGCATTGA
- a CDS encoding MarR family winged helix-turn-helix transcriptional regulator, which translates to MEEKQLAEIYFQLSTLVRHATSSGIDKKLKILERSAYLLLHELSTRGPLGVKALADHFRLDISTISRQTAGLEAKGYIRRLPDPADGRSSFFEITEAGIHEFERTRRIRVERLTRFLQEWSPEECHTLHRLLVKLNHSLQDG; encoded by the coding sequence ATGGAAGAGAAGCAGTTGGCCGAGATCTACTTTCAGCTCTCCACACTCGTTCGCCACGCCACTTCCTCTGGTATTGATAAAAAATTGAAAATATTGGAACGATCCGCCTATCTGCTCCTTCATGAGCTGTCTACCCGCGGCCCGCTCGGCGTCAAGGCGCTGGCGGATCATTTCCGGCTCGATATCTCCACGATCAGCCGTCAGACCGCGGGATTGGAAGCCAAGGGATATATCCGGCGCCTGCCCGATCCGGCGGATGGCCGCTCCAGTTTTTTCGAGATTACGGAAGCGGGCATTCACGAATTTGAACGTACGAGGCGCATTCGGGTGGAACGGCTTACCCGTTTTTTGCAGGAATGGTCTCCGGAGGAGTGTCACACGCTGCACCGATTGCTCGTAAAGCTGAACCATTCCCTGCAGGATGGGTGA
- a CDS encoding MFS transporter, with the protein MKTAKNKQPVIMISLITAVCLLGDSMLYVVLPIRWQEFGLSSLWEVGILLSVNRLVRLPLNPLIGWLYRNMSKRAGILLAVLLASVTTASYGLAGGFWILFLMRSVWGVAWSFLRLGGYFTIIELSDKTNRGHFMGTFNGLIGLGSLVGMLAGSFAVEWFGIRNVTLAFGLAALLAVPFVLKHVAPSRTELNDSASPIDGTPAVKPWQEPLVVWTLIAGLLSAMVFQGMFNSTLSRLIQVHEATYVNLWTFTIGAASLAGILQALRWGLQPWLSPWIGRQYDAAQDQGRLFAVLLACVACLLVIVPFRMPFALWLVLLLGVQLGITAVSTIVDAMASNASTHASRLAVMTSYTVATDLGASLGPSIAYTLDDIVGTSAIYWCAAAVLLLLAARWLLPFREPARQGQAAALHEHR; encoded by the coding sequence GTGAAGACGGCCAAGAACAAGCAACCCGTCATCATGATTTCTCTCATAACAGCGGTATGTCTGCTCGGGGATTCGATGCTCTATGTCGTGCTGCCGATTCGTTGGCAGGAGTTCGGGCTCTCTTCCTTGTGGGAGGTCGGCATCCTGCTGTCTGTCAATCGGCTGGTGCGGCTTCCGCTCAACCCGCTGATTGGCTGGCTCTACCGCAACATGTCCAAGCGGGCGGGCATCCTGCTCGCCGTCTTGCTTGCCTCCGTGACGACGGCATCCTACGGGTTGGCTGGGGGCTTCTGGATCCTATTTCTGATGCGTTCGGTATGGGGGGTGGCTTGGAGCTTTCTGCGGCTGGGAGGCTATTTCACGATTATCGAGCTGTCGGACAAAACGAATCGGGGACATTTCATGGGCACCTTCAATGGATTGATCGGCCTCGGCAGCCTGGTTGGCATGCTGGCCGGCTCGTTCGCCGTCGAATGGTTCGGCATCCGAAATGTCACGCTTGCCTTCGGACTGGCCGCCTTGCTGGCCGTGCCGTTCGTGCTGAAGCATGTTGCGCCGAGCAGGACGGAATTGAATGACAGCGCTTCCCCAATAGACGGGACACCGGCCGTCAAGCCTTGGCAGGAGCCGCTGGTCGTCTGGACGCTGATCGCCGGCCTGCTCTCCGCGATGGTGTTCCAGGGCATGTTCAATTCGACGTTAAGCCGGCTCATTCAAGTGCATGAAGCGACGTATGTGAACCTGTGGACGTTCACGATCGGCGCCGCCTCGCTGGCCGGCATCCTGCAAGCGCTGCGCTGGGGGTTGCAGCCATGGCTGTCGCCCTGGATTGGGCGCCAATACGATGCCGCCCAAGATCAGGGCCGCCTGTTCGCCGTCTTGCTGGCGTGCGTCGCCTGCTTGCTCGTCATCGTGCCCTTCCGGATGCCGTTCGCCCTCTGGCTCGTGCTGCTTCTGGGGGTGCAGCTCGGCATCACCGCCGTCAGCACGATAGTGGACGCGATGGCTTCCAATGCGTCCACGCATGCATCGAGGCTGGCCGTCATGACCAGCTATACGGTAGCGACCGACCTCGGCGCCTCGCTGGGCCCGTCCATCGCCTATACGCTGGACGACATCGTCGGCACCTCCGCCATCTACTGGTGCGCCGCCGCCGTCCTCCTTCTTCTGGCCGCCAGATGGCTGCTGCCGTTCCGGGAGCCTGCGCGGCAAGGCCAGGCCGCGGCGCTGCACGAGCACCGGTAA
- a CDS encoding NAD(P)/FAD-dependent oxidoreductase, with amino-acid sequence MTQHECFDVTIIGGGPAGLFSAFYSGLREMKTKLIEYQPRLGGKVHVYPEKMIWDVGGVTPVPGAQLIEQMVKQGLTFDPEVVLNEKIISISKNEDGLFVLDAASGRKHYSKTVIAAIGGGILTPQKLEIEGAERFEVSNLNYTVKSLRHFKDKTVIISGGGNAAIDWANELEPIAKKVYLTYRKEELSGHEAQVTQLKNSSVECYFNTTITRLIASANHEVIERVELTNHATGETTSLAIDEVIINHGYERDSSLLGKSELKIEMVDNFYVQGNANSESSIPGLYAAGDILHHEGKLHLIAGAFQDAANAVNKAKQFIQPDANSYGMVSSHNDLFKQRNRELVKQMINN; translated from the coding sequence TTGACGCAGCACGAATGCTTTGATGTGACGATAATTGGCGGAGGCCCGGCAGGGCTGTTCTCGGCTTTCTATAGCGGGTTGCGGGAGATGAAGACGAAGCTGATCGAGTATCAGCCCCGCCTGGGCGGCAAGGTCCATGTCTACCCGGAGAAAATGATCTGGGATGTCGGCGGGGTCACGCCGGTTCCCGGGGCGCAATTAATTGAGCAGATGGTGAAGCAGGGCTTAACCTTCGATCCGGAAGTGGTGCTGAACGAGAAAATCATATCCATTTCCAAAAATGAAGACGGCCTATTCGTGCTTGATGCCGCTTCCGGCAGGAAGCATTATTCCAAGACGGTTATCGCCGCGATCGGCGGAGGGATCCTTACTCCACAGAAGCTGGAGATCGAGGGCGCCGAACGGTTCGAGGTATCGAATCTGAACTATACGGTCAAGTCGCTGCGGCATTTCAAGGACAAGACAGTCATCATCTCGGGCGGCGGGAACGCGGCGATCGATTGGGCCAATGAATTGGAGCCTATCGCGAAGAAGGTGTACCTGACCTACCGCAAGGAGGAGCTGTCAGGCCATGAAGCGCAGGTGACCCAACTGAAGAACAGCTCCGTGGAATGCTATTTCAACACGACGATAACGAGGCTGATTGCCAGCGCCAATCATGAAGTGATCGAACGGGTGGAACTGACCAACCATGCGACCGGAGAGACGACGAGTCTGGCCATCGATGAAGTGATTATCAATCACGGCTATGAGCGGGACAGCTCCCTGCTCGGAAAGAGCGAACTGAAGATTGAGATGGTGGACAATTTCTATGTCCAAGGCAATGCGAACAGCGAGTCCTCCATCCCGGGCCTGTATGCGGCAGGCGATATCTTGCACCATGAAGGGAAGCTGCATCTGATCGCGGGCGCCTTCCAGGATGCCGCCAACGCGGTGAACAAGGCCAAGCAGTTCATTCAGCCGGATGCGAACAGCTATGGGATGGTCTCCTCGCACAACGACTTGTTCAAGCAGCGCAATCGCGAGCTGGTGAAGCAGATGATCAATAACTAG
- a CDS encoding ABC transporter ATP-binding protein, with product MARLYTEALNIGYGERLIVRDLSVTIPDKKITTIIGSNGCGKSTLLKAITRIISHQSGSVILDGKNIASENTKLLAKKMAILPQSPESASGLTVGELVSYGRFPYQKGFGRLTKKDLDVIDWALEVTGTKEFKHRTVDALSGGQRQRVWIAMALAQETDIIFLDEPTTYLDMAHQLEVLELLQKLNREQERTIVMVLHDLNQAARFADYMIAMKNGRIVKAGDCEEVMHHDVLKQVFHIDAEIGRDPRTDKPMCVTYNLATV from the coding sequence ATGGCTCGCCTATATACCGAGGCCTTAAATATTGGGTATGGTGAACGTCTTATCGTGAGAGACCTGAGCGTCACGATTCCCGACAAGAAAATTACGACTATTATCGGCTCGAACGGCTGCGGGAAATCGACCTTGCTGAAAGCGATCACCCGCATCATTTCCCATCAATCGGGCTCCGTCATTCTGGACGGCAAAAATATCGCAAGCGAGAATACGAAGCTGCTGGCGAAGAAGATGGCGATCCTGCCCCAATCGCCGGAGAGCGCAAGCGGACTGACGGTCGGAGAGCTGGTCTCCTATGGCCGCTTCCCGTACCAGAAAGGGTTCGGGCGCCTCACCAAAAAGGACCTCGACGTCATCGACTGGGCGCTGGAGGTCACCGGCACGAAGGAATTCAAGCACCGCACGGTCGACGCGCTCTCCGGCGGCCAGCGCCAACGCGTCTGGATTGCGATGGCCTTGGCGCAAGAGACGGATATTATTTTCCTCGATGAGCCGACCACCTATCTCGATATGGCGCACCAGCTCGAGGTGCTGGAGCTGCTCCAAAAACTGAACCGCGAGCAGGAGCGCACCATCGTCATGGTGCTGCATGACTTGAATCAGGCGGCCCGCTTCGCCGACTATATGATAGCGATGAAGAACGGCCGGATCGTCAAGGCCGGAGACTGCGAGGAGGTCATGCACCACGACGTGCTGAAGCAAGTGTTCCATATCGATGCCGAGATCGGCCGCGATCCGCGAACAGACAAACCGATGTGCGTCACTTATAATCTGGCCACCGTGTAA
- a CDS encoding iron-hydroxamate ABC transporter substrate-binding protein has protein sequence MKKAIIPFILFCLLLATACGNGSNNSGSPVSKDAQPESSGSSTIAYQSEDGPVEVPAHPERVVVLSSFAGNVMALDVNLVGVDSWSKMNPRFEEKLKDVQEVSDENLEKIIELQPDLIIGLSTIKNVDKLKQIAPTVTFTYGKVDYLTQHIEIGKLLNKEKEARDWVDDFKKRAQQAGEEIQAKIGKDATVSVLEKFDKQLYVFGDNWGRGTEILYQAMHLNMPDKVKEMALKDGYYAVSLEVLPEFAGDYVILSKNSDADNSYQNTDTYKNIPAVKNNRLFEVNAKEFYFNDPLTLDFQLDFFRKSFLGQ, from the coding sequence ATGAAAAAAGCGATTATTCCATTTATTCTATTCTGCCTGCTGCTGGCAACCGCCTGCGGCAACGGCTCAAATAACAGCGGCAGCCCTGTATCTAAGGACGCGCAACCGGAGTCAAGCGGCTCAAGCACGATCGCGTATCAGTCGGAGGACGGCCCCGTCGAGGTGCCGGCTCATCCGGAGCGCGTGGTCGTCTTGTCCAGCTTCGCCGGCAATGTGATGGCCCTGGACGTCAATCTCGTCGGCGTGGACTCCTGGTCGAAGATGAATCCGCGATTCGAGGAGAAATTGAAGGACGTTCAGGAAGTATCCGATGAAAATCTGGAGAAAATCATCGAGCTGCAGCCCGATCTCATCATCGGCCTGTCCACGATCAAAAATGTCGATAAGCTGAAGCAAATTGCTCCTACGGTCACCTTCACGTATGGCAAAGTGGATTATTTGACCCAGCATATCGAGATCGGCAAGCTGCTGAACAAGGAGAAGGAAGCCCGGGATTGGGTGGACGATTTCAAAAAGCGGGCGCAGCAGGCGGGCGAAGAGATTCAGGCGAAGATCGGCAAGGATGCCACGGTCTCTGTCCTTGAGAAGTTCGACAAGCAATTGTATGTCTTCGGCGATAACTGGGGGCGCGGCACCGAGATCCTGTACCAGGCGATGCATCTGAATATGCCGGACAAGGTGAAGGAAATGGCGCTCAAGGACGGTTATTATGCCGTGTCGCTGGAAGTGCTGCCCGAATTTGCGGGCGACTATGTCATTCTGAGCAAGAACAGCGATGCCGACAATTCATACCAGAACACGGATACGTACAAAAATATTCCTGCGGTAAAGAACAACCGGCTGTTCGAGGTCAATGCGAAGGAATTTTATTTCAACGACCCGTTGACGCTTGATTTCCAATTGGACTTCTTCCGCAAGAGCTTCCTTGGGCAATAG
- a CDS encoding FecCD family ABC transporter permease has protein sequence MMKETKRTLPFTCKWLAGLLFFAAMFLVAMRFGAADTTLHDVWLALTSRAADEHIALIREIRLPREIAAVAVGGALAVAGAIMQGMTRNPLADPGLLGLTAGANAALAIAIALFPGAGYLGMAAACFLGAAAGAGLVFGIAALRRGGFSPLRMVLAGAAVSALLYAIAEGVALYFKISKDVSIWTAGGLIGMSWVQLQAVGPFIALGIVIALLLARQLTILSLNEEVAVGLGQKTNRIKALLFTVIVLLAGASVALVGNVTFIGLMIPHIVRAIVGTDYRYVLPMSAIMGSSFMLLADTLGRTIHAPYETPVAAIIAIVGLPFFLFIVHKGGKAFS, from the coding sequence ATGATGAAGGAAACGAAACGCACTCTTCCCTTTACCTGCAAATGGCTGGCCGGATTGCTGTTCTTCGCCGCAATGTTCCTGGTCGCGATGCGGTTCGGCGCGGCCGACACGACGCTTCACGATGTCTGGCTCGCCCTGACGTCCCGCGCCGCGGATGAGCATATTGCGCTGATTCGGGAGATCCGGCTGCCGCGGGAGATCGCGGCGGTCGCCGTCGGCGGGGCCTTAGCCGTCGCCGGCGCCATAATGCAGGGCATGACGAGGAATCCGCTGGCCGATCCCGGTCTGCTCGGGCTGACGGCCGGCGCCAATGCCGCCCTGGCCATCGCCATCGCACTGTTCCCGGGAGCCGGTTACTTGGGAATGGCGGCGGCTTGCTTCCTCGGAGCGGCGGCGGGAGCCGGATTGGTATTCGGGATCGCAGCCTTGCGCAGGGGCGGCTTCTCCCCCCTGCGGATGGTGCTGGCCGGCGCGGCCGTCTCCGCGCTGCTGTACGCGATTGCCGAAGGCGTGGCCCTTTATTTCAAAATATCGAAGGATGTATCGATCTGGACCGCCGGCGGCTTGATCGGCATGTCCTGGGTGCAGCTGCAAGCGGTGGGGCCGTTCATTGCCCTCGGCATTGTGATTGCCCTGCTGCTGGCCAGACAGCTTACCATTCTCAGCTTGAATGAGGAGGTGGCGGTCGGCCTGGGGCAGAAGACGAACCGAATCAAGGCGCTCCTGTTCACCGTCATCGTATTGCTCGCCGGGGCCTCCGTCGCACTGGTCGGCAATGTGACCTTCATCGGCCTGATGATCCCTCATATCGTCCGGGCCATCGTCGGGACCGATTACCGTTATGTGCTGCCGATGTCGGCGATCATGGGTTCATCCTTCATGCTGCTGGCCGATACGTTGGGACGAACCATTCATGCGCCGTATGAGACGCCGGTCGCCGCGATTATCGCCATCGTCGGCCTGCCCTTCTTCCTGTTCATCGTGCACAAGGGAGGGAAGGCATTCTCATGA